The region AATTTGTTGGTATTCACGTACAAATTGTCAACCAACTGAACCAGGTTATTATTGAAGTAGTCACCGCCGTAGCGCTGCCCACCCAATTGAATACTCGTGAACAGCGTCTTGGTAGGGTCGGTTGGGTTTACAGACGCCACATTGGCCACGGTAGCCCTTGGGATATTGGCCTCCGGCAATTGCGGATTGGCATACATTTTATTGTATTCCCAGAAGTGCTGAAGCTTCAATTCGTTGGTCACTTTCGGGCTGATCGTGGTACGCAGGGAAGCCATCAGGCTGTTGTTGGAGCTTTTGCGGGTGCTGTACACCTCATACATGTTGATGGCCGTGTTGTCGCCGTCCGACTGGTTATCCAGGTCATAAATGTAGTTGTCCCGGATCGTGAGGAGGTTCCTGGCGTTGAGCTGCCAGTCAATACGGGCAAACAGCGCCTGTGTATTCTTGAAACGGGTGAACTGACCAAACTGTGGGTCATTTCCCACGCCATACTTGCTGCGGGCGATACCCAGAAACTTATCTTCGGTGGCCTGGGTAACGTTGTAGCGCAGCGCATCGGCTGTCGATTGAATAGGCGCAATCAGCAGCGGTTGCGTACTTGCCTGACGGTCCCAGGCAACAAAAAAGTGCATTTTGTCTTTAATGATGGGCCCGCCCAGCGAAAAGCCGTATTGAGCCGTTTTAAAAGGCAGGTTTCTTTTCTGCTCATTCAGCCCATATGGACTCGAAAGCCAGCTTGTTCTGAGGAAGGAGAAGGCACTGCCACTCAGCTTGTTGGTGCCCGACTTCGTTACGGTACTGATGGTACCGCCACCGGCGTTTCCGTAGGTGACGTCATATTGGTTAGTCACTACCTGAAACTCCCGAACGGCCTCCATCGTAATCGAGTACGCACCGGTAGGTTGCCCACCGGCAATGGTGCTCCGGGCCGCCATCCCATCAATGGTGAAGTTGGTGGCCGAGCCCAACTGTCCACCCAGGCTGTTGCCAGTGCTCAGGGGCGAAAGATCGGCCAGCGTCGAGAAGTTACGTCCGTTTACCGGCAGCCTATTGATGTCTTTGGCCGTAATGGCCGTGGCCGTACCAATATTTTCGATTTTGTTGGTTAGGGACGTTGATGAAACCACGACCGTTTCCAGTTGCTGCGAGTTTTCGACCAGTTTGAAAGATACCTGCAACAGGTCGCCCTGACTAAGTGAAAAGCCGGTTTGCGACTGCGTTGCCATACCGACAAACTGAACAGCGATGGAGTACGGTGCTCCCAGCGGTAATTCCTTAAACCGAAACTCGCCTTTTTCGTTAGACACCGTATTGGCCTTGAAACCGGTAGATTCGTTTTTAACCTGAACGGTAGCCATTTCCAGCGGCTTGCCATCCTGATCGGTTACTTTTCCGTAAACGCCGGCCAGATTGGTCTGGGCTTTTGAAATTTGAATTGAAAATAGGAAAAGTACAAAAATTATCTTTGAGAAGTTTACCATCATTTGGGGTTTTTTGTGCCCTCAAAGGTCTCTGCTCAATATTGCCTGGATGTGATGCGTATGTTATCATACGTTGAATAATACAAGAGCCATGTTTACCTAATGTAAATAATGATCGTGGTTGTTAAAATTTCAGTCGGTTAGATACTGTGGGTGTGGAATGTTTGTCGTATTGACAAGCATCGATGTAATGGGCGGGCATCTACAATAAGCTGGTTCACTCGTGAGGCCATTTAAGGCCATTTCTACAAACATCCAACGGCAACGGAGCCACTACCAGCAGCACTCAGTTTATACCCATAGTTGGGCTGAAACGATGATTTAGTATATTATCTTTTTATTGCAAATGGATACATTAAATTTACATTCTCGGAAAAAGTTATCATATTTACGCAAACGCAGAGGCTCCTCAACTCATTGAGGCAACCTTGCTGCGCGCCCCTGTTCAACATATGGATTCCTTGAGGAGTCCAGATTTATTATCCATGCACTTGGTTCAGGAGATGGATTACGTTTGCTACTCACTGATCGTTACGAGCTGACCCACCGAGCTCCTCTTTTTATGTACAATCATTTACAGGCAGTTCAACTAACGGGCTTTACCCAGGAATCACCCGGTAAACGTCCTGTTTTTCTTTTTTTACCCCTCAGGGATGCTCATGGGAAGCTCGTGGATCTATGGCTGGAGACGGCTTCCTTAGCGTCTCTTTCGGTCACTGAGGTCTGCTTTTCGTCCTGGCTGGGCATGCCTTCCTCGCTGCTGCTGGAACCACTGTGGCAGACCCTGGAAGCGGACCTGGTTGGTTGCCTGCATTACCAGCTGGCCAGTGGGAAACTAGGTAAGGTGACCGTTACTCCCTTGCCGGGACGGTATCTGGTCGAGCTGCTCGAAGAAACCCCACCCATTCTGGATGATGGCGATGCTACGGATGCTATCGTTCTGAGAACAGTAGAAGACTACTTACAACAGAAAAACCGGGAACTAAAGACCTTCTTCGACGGAGCGCTGGATATGCACAGCATCAGCAACAGTCAGGGGAGGTTCTTTGAAGTCAACCACGCCTTTTACCAGACCCTGGGCTACTCCCCCGATGAACTGAAGCAAATTCCTTTTTTAAACCTGATCCACCCCGATGAGCAATCGTGGGTGTATGAGAATCTACTGCGAAATATCCTGCATCATCCGGTTCGGAATCAGGTCAATCGCCTGCGTAGAAAAGATGGTACTTACCGGGTTTTTGAGTGGAACGCCATTGGTATTGATGAGGTGGTGTATGGATCGGCCCGCGATATTACGGAACGGGAACAGGCGCAGGAGCAGCTTCACGCTCTCCATGAACGGCTTCAACTGGCTACCCAGGCGGCAGGGCAGGGTATCTGGGAGAATAACCTGGAAAAAAATGAAATCATCTGGGATGACCGATTGTGGGAAATCCACGGGCTGCCCCCCTCAAAACATAAAAGGTCCTATGCCGACTACCTGCAAACGATTCATCCCGACGATCGGGCTGCTTTTCTGGCAAAGAGACAGCTTGAACTGGCAGGCACCGATGACCGGTTGGAGGCAATCTACCGAATTCATTGGCCGGACGGGACAACCCGCTGGATAGAAACAAACGGCCGAATCTTTCGGTATCCTGATGGCCGCCCGCGTCGGCTCATCGGAGTAGCCTGGGATATAACCCCGCGTATGCTCGCCGATGCCGCACTGCGGGATAGTGAGCAGCGGTTTCGCCAAATCGCCGACCATGTCGATGAAGTTTTCTGGATTCACTCGGCCCAGCCGTTTGAGTTGCTTTACATCAACCCGGCCTATGAGCGGGTCTGGCAGCGAAGTTGTGAAAGTATCTACGAAGACCCGATGTCGTTCATGGACGGGATTGTCGAGGAGGACAAACCGGCGATGCAAGCCTTCTTTCAGGACTACCGGGCGGGTAAAGAAGGGCAGATGGATTATCAGCTGGAACGACCCGATGGGTCGAGATGCTGGGTTTCGGTTCGTAGCTTTATTGTCCGGGATGCCGCTGGTCATATTATTCGGCACCTGGGCGTGGTTACGGATATTAGCAGCCAGAAAGAAAAAGAGCTGGTGCTTCAGCAGGCCCTGCTGCGAACGCAGGAGCTCAGCCAGCTCAAGTCGCAGTTTGTGGCGACGGTATCCCATGAGTTTCGCACGCCCCTGGCCACGATGCAATCCAGCCTCGAACTTATCAATTATCACCTGGCCTCAGCCGCAACTCCGGTACCAATCAGTAAACACCTGCGGGTAATTGAACAGGAAATCGAGAAAGTTACCGACCTGTTGAGTGACTTTCTGTCGGCGAGTGCGCTGGAATCCGGCAACATCCGCGTCAACGCCCGCTGGTTTGATCTGGTTGCCCTTTGTGAAGAGCTGCTCAGTACTCATTTCAGCCGTCGGCAGGATCAACGCAGGACCCACTTCCTGGTTGAGGGTACTGCCTGTCAGCTTTATTCGGACCCCCGGCTGGTAGAGCATGTACTGATTAATTTGCTGGCAAATGCGTTTAAATTTTCAACCACTGATCCGCCTACTCTGCGGATCGAGTTCAAGCCGTCTGAAGTTGTCGTGTACGTGATTGACCAGGGAATTGGTATCCCTCTTTCTGAGCAGGGTAACCTGTTTCAGGCTTTCTTCCGGGCCAGTAATGCCGGGGCTATTCGCGGTACGGGCTTAGGTTTGGTCATCGCCCGTCAGTTTGTTGAACACCTGTGCGGCCACCTGGGCGTTGAGAGTCAGGAGCATAAAGGAAGCACGTTTACGATGACCCTGCCGATTGATTTCAGTGTACTGGCTGGCTGATTACGGCATTCCCTACGCGCTTTGTTATGTTCGGGGCCGGGCCGCCTTACTTCACGAGGGTTTAGTTCCCGGCCGCCGTAAGCATACAGGCGCTGGCGGGGTCAATACAAGGCTGGCTTGTTATAGTCGATACTCAGGATTTTCCACTGGTAATAGGTGAAGTCACCCGCGGGTAATTTCCAGATCACGTCCCCGGCCACCGGGATGGTTATCCCTTGGAAAGTCTTCCAGGCCTTGCACGGGATATACCAGGTTTCCAGTTTGCCTGCCTGCCCTCCGCCCATGTAGCGTCGGGCCGTTACACAGGTAAGCCGGTGTTGGGCATCGAAGGCAAACACGG is a window of Spirosoma linguale DSM 74 DNA encoding:
- a CDS encoding PAS/PAC sensor signal transduction histidine kinase (KEGG: tcx:Tcr_1913 PAS/PAC sensor signal transduction histidine kinase~TIGRFAM: PAS sensor protein~PFAM: ATP-binding region ATPase domain protein; PAS fold-3 domain protein; PAS fold domain protein; histidine kinase A domain protein~SMART: ATP-binding region ATPase domain protein; histidine kinase A domain protein; PAC repeat-containing protein; PAS domain containing protein), translated to MYNHLQAVQLTGFTQESPGKRPVFLFLPLRDAHGKLVDLWLETASLASLSVTEVCFSSWLGMPSSLLLEPLWQTLEADLVGCLHYQLASGKLGKVTVTPLPGRYLVELLEETPPILDDGDATDAIVLRTVEDYLQQKNRELKTFFDGALDMHSISNSQGRFFEVNHAFYQTLGYSPDELKQIPFLNLIHPDEQSWVYENLLRNILHHPVRNQVNRLRRKDGTYRVFEWNAIGIDEVVYGSARDITEREQAQEQLHALHERLQLATQAAGQGIWENNLEKNEIIWDDRLWEIHGLPPSKHKRSYADYLQTIHPDDRAAFLAKRQLELAGTDDRLEAIYRIHWPDGTTRWIETNGRIFRYPDGRPRRLIGVAWDITPRMLADAALRDSEQRFRQIADHVDEVFWIHSAQPFELLYINPAYERVWQRSCESIYEDPMSFMDGIVEEDKPAMQAFFQDYRAGKEGQMDYQLERPDGSRCWVSVRSFIVRDAAGHIIRHLGVVTDISSQKEKELVLQQALLRTQELSQLKSQFVATVSHEFRTPLATMQSSLELINYHLASAATPVPISKHLRVIEQEIEKVTDLLSDFLSASALESGNIRVNARWFDLVALCEELLSTHFSRRQDQRRTHFLVEGTACQLYSDPRLVEHVLINLLANAFKFSTTDPPTLRIEFKPSEVVVYVIDQGIGIPLSEQGNLFQAFFRASNAGAIRGTGLGLVIARQFVEHLCGHLGVESQEHKGSTFTMTLPIDFSVLAG